One Alnus glutinosa chromosome 3, dhAlnGlut1.1, whole genome shotgun sequence genomic region harbors:
- the LOC133863888 gene encoding LOW QUALITY PROTEIN: tyrosine-sulfated glycopeptide receptor 1-like (The sequence of the model RefSeq protein was modified relative to this genomic sequence to represent the inferred CDS: deleted 2 bases in 1 codon): protein MKNNDTQQASSPMVVVLLKILILSCCVAATAACDPLDRDFLLSLALNISAAPPLNWSSADCCLWEGISCDAIAGGGDLRVTQLSLPSRALTGFISPSIANLTYLSRLNLSHNTLSGSLPSEFFSYLNRLHILDLSYNHLSGQLPSSSSYTTSALQTVDFSSNQFSGTIPSSFLQQAVAGRTLTNFNVSHNSFTGSIPASIFCLDNSSRNSVRFLDFSNNHFSGQIVRGLGFCSALEIFRAGFNDLSGPLPPDIYDASALQELSLPLNRLNGTIGDGILRLTNLRILELYFNQLFGNIPRDIGRLSNMEQLLLHINNLTGFLPPSLSNCTNLITLNLRVNQLEGDISAFDFSTLARLTTLDLGNNNFSGNFPKPLTQCKSLTAIRMATNRLTGQISPDIIALQSLSFLSLSNNTLTNFTGAIANLMGCKNLSTLLISLNFFDESMPYDDNTVDPDGFQKLQILALGGCNFTGQVPNWLAKLKQLEVLDLSVNSLTGSIPGWLGSLPKLFYIDLSANFLQGDFPLELCQLPALVSQQNYDKVDRTYLELPVFVMPNNATKNQYNQLSNLPPAIYLNNNTLSGNIPSEVGLLKVLHVLDLSNNNFTGNIPDQISDLTNLERLDLSSNHLSGGIPASLLGLHFLSSFSVAYNDLQGPIPSGGQFDTFPISSFEGNPGLCGKIVQHSCSSQPGIATRKGSNKKLIVGLVLLICFGTGFIITVLALWVLSKRRIIPRGDTDKMDLDSISSNSNPLVPLEVDKDTSVVVLFQNSTNEIKDLTISEIVKATDNFSQANIIGCGGFGLVYKATLANGSKLALKKLSGDTGLMEREFKAEVEALSTTQHKNLVALQGYCMHDGSRLLMYSYMENGSLDYWLHEKADGATQLDWPTRLKIAQGASCGLAYMHQICEPHIVHRDIKSSNILLNDNFEAHVADFGLSRLIDPYQTHVTTELVGTLGYIPPEYGQSWVATLRGDVYSFGVVMLELLTGKRPMEVFKPKMSRELVVWVQQMRSEGKQNQIFDAVLKGKGFEEEMLQVLDLACMCVNQNPFKRPAIQEVVDWLKNVGAIPQDQNKD, encoded by the exons ATGAAAAACAACGATACACAACAGGCTTCCTCCCCTATGGTTGTCGTGCTGTTGAAGATTCTAATTCTGTCTTGCTGTGTTGCGGCCACAGCCGCCTGCGACCCACTCGATCGCGACTTCCTCTTGTCCTTGGCGCTCAACATATCTGCAGCTCCTCCACTCAATTGGTCTTCCGCCGATTGCTGCCTGTGGGAAGGGATTTCTTGCGATGCTATCGCCGGTGGTGGTGATCTTCGGGTTACTCAGCTTTCGCTACCCTCCAGAGCACTCACCGGCTTCATCTCCCCGTCTATCGCAAACCTTACCTATCTCTCTCGCCTCAATCTCTCCCACAACACCCTCTCCGGTTCGCTCCCCTCCGAATTCTTCTCGTACCTGAACCGCCTCCACATCCTTGATTTGAGCTACAACCATCTCTCCGGCCAATTACCATCCTCCTCCTCCTATACCACCAGTGCCCTACAGACGGTGGATTTTTCTAGCAATCAATTCAGCGGGACAATCCCTTCTTCATTCCTGCAGCAAGCGGTAGCAGGGAGGACTTTGACAAATTTCAACGTTAGCCACAACAGCTTCACGGGCTCTATCCCCGCCTCTATTTTCTGTTTGGATAACTCTTCACGGAACTCGGTCAGGTTCTTGGACTTCTCCAACAATCATTTTAGTGGCCAAATTGTCCGTGGACTCGGATTTTGTTCCGCGCTGGAGATTTTCCGAGCGGGTTTCAATGATCTTTCAGGACCGCTTCCGCCTGACATTTATGATGCTTCTGCACTCCAAGAACTCTCCTTACCTCTTAATCGCCTCAATGGAACCATTGGCGATGGCATCCTCCGCCTCACCAACCTCAGAATCCTTGAGCTCTACTTTAACCAATTGTTTGGCAACATCCCCAGGGATATTGGCAGGCTCTCCAACATGGAACAGCTGCTTCTTCACATCAACAACCTCACTGGTTTTCTGCCCCCATCTCTGTCGAATTGCACCAATCTCATCACATTGAATTTACGGGTCAACCAGTTGGAAGGAGATATCTCCGCTTTCGATTTCTCCACACTTGCCCGCCTTACCACTCTCGACCTTGGCAACAATAATTTTTCCGGTAACTTCCCA AAGCCTTTAACTCAATGCAAGTCACTAACAGCAATTAGAATGGCCACTAATCGGCTAACGGGACAGATCTCGCCTGACATAATTGCACTGCAATCTCTGTCTTTTCTCTCGCTTTCAAACAACACGCTGACGAACTTCACCGGGGCAATCGCGAATCTGATGGGCTGCAAGAACCTCAGTACTCTTTTAATCTCCTTGAATTTCTTCGATGAATCAATGCCATATGATGACAACACAGTGGATCCGGACGGATTCCAAAAGCTCCAAATTTTAGCTTTGGGCGGTTGCAATTTCACTGGTCAAGTGCCCAACTGGCTTGCTAAGCTTAAGCAACTTGAGGTCTTGGACTTGTCTGTTAACAGTCTCACAGGCTCAATTCCTGGTTGGTTGGGTAGTCTGCCTAAGCTTTTCTACATCGACTTGTCTGCTAACTTCCTTCAAGGAGACTTTCCCCTGGAGCTCTGTCAACTACCAGCGCTTGTGTCACAACAGAATTATGATAAAGTGGACCGCACTTATCTAGAATTGCCCGTTTTTGTTATGCCCAACAATGCTACCAAAAACCAGTACAATCAGCTGTCCAACCTTCCTCCAGCTATATACCTGAATAACAACACCCTCAGTGGCAACATCCCTTCTGAGGTTGGCCTACTGAAGGTTCTTCATGTGTTGGATCTCAGCAATAACAACTTCACTGGCAACATTCCTGATCAAATTTCTGACCTCACCAACTTGGAGAGATTGGATCTCTCCAGCAACCATCTATCTGGTGGAATCCCTGCTTCACTTTTAGGTCTACATTTCTTATCTTCATTCAGCGTTGCATACAACGATCTTCAAGGGCCAATACCATCCGGAGGTCAATTTGATACTTTTCCCATTTCCAGTTTTGAAGGGAATCCAGGGTTGTGTGGCAAAATCGTGCAGCACTCTTGCTCTAGTCAACCTGGAATTGCAACTCGTAAAGGCTCAAACAAAAAGCTTATTGTTGGACTCGTCCTTTTGATCTGTTTTGGAACTGGTTTTATCATCACTGTGCTAGCATTGTGGGTATTATCCAAGAGGAGGATCATTCCGAGAGGGGATACTGACAAGATGGATTTGGATTCAATCTCTAGCAACTCGAATCCGCTGGTTCCTCTTGAGGTTGACAAGGATACTAGCGTAGTGGTATTGTTCCAAAACAGTACGAATGAAATCAAGGATCTTACCATATCTGAAATCGTGAAAGCCACGGACAATTTTAGTCAAGCGAACATCATAGGGTGTgggggttttggtttggtttatAAAGCAACATTAGCAAACGGCAGCAAGCTGGCTCTTAAAAAACTCTCAGGAGACACGGGACTGATGGAAAGGGAATTCAAAGCAGAGGTAGAGGCTCTGTCCACAACCCAACACAAGAACCTAGTTGCCCTGCAAGGTTATTGCATGCATGACGGCTCTCGGCTGCTCATGTATTCCTACATGGAGAATGGGAGTTTGGATTACTGGTTGCATGAGAAGGCTGATGGTGCAACTCAACTAGATTGGCCAACTCGTCTGAAAATTGCACAGGGAGCAAGCTGTGGGTTGGCTTACATGCACCAGATATGTGAGCCGCACATTGTGCATCGTGATATCAAGTCCAGCAACATCCTCCTCAATGACAATTTTGAAGCACATGTTGCAGATTTTGGCTTGTCCCGATTGATTGATCCTTATCAAACTCATGTTACAACTGAGCTTGTTGGTACCTTGGGTTATATTCCCCCAGAATATGGGCAATCATGGGTGGCCACTTTGAGGGGAGACGTGTACAGTTTCGGGGTTGTCATGCTTGAGCTACTAACTGGGAAGAGGCCTATGGAGGTATTCAAACCCAAGATGTCGAGAGAGTTGGTTGTCTGGGTGCAGCAAATGAGAAGTGAGGGCAAGCAAAACCAAATTTTTGACGCTGTCCTTAAAGGAAAGGGTTTTGAGGAGGAGATGCTGCAGGTGCTTGATTTGGCTTGCATGTGCGTCAACCAGAATCCTTTCAAGAGACCAGCCATCCAGGAAGTAGTCGATTGGCTGAAGAATGTAGGGGCAATCCCCCAAGACCAAAATAAGGATTAG